A genomic window from Lotus japonicus ecotype B-129 chromosome 1, LjGifu_v1.2 includes:
- the LOC130727337 gene encoding uncharacterized protein LOC130727337: MIEIPPDLLIEKSDDPILSLVNFAYPKMINNMKNHSFFEERAILAPTIESVEHVNNFMSSMVPGDEKEYLSFDITCKSDEDTEIEGDWFTYEFLNEVKCSRIPNHKLNLKVGIPIMLLRNIDQSIGLCNRTRLIVTDLTKNVIAASILIGKKMGENFLIPRMNLIPSDPGLSFKFSRRQFPVTLCISMTINKSQGQSLSHVGLYLPRPVFTHGKLYVALSRVKSRKGLKLLILDDEGNLSNATKNVVYQEVFDNI, from the coding sequence ATGATAGAAATACCTCCAGATTTGTTGATAGAAAAATCAGATGATCCTATACTTAGCTTGGTGAATTTTGCTTATCCTAAAATGATTAACAACATGAAAAATCATTCATTCTTTGAAGAAAGAGCAATTTTGGCACCAACCATTGAGAGTGTTGAGCATGTCAATAATTTCATGTCTTCTATGGTTCCTGGTGATGAGAAGGAATATTTGAGCTTTGACATTACATGCAAGTCTGATGAGGACACAGAGATAGAAGGAGATTGGTTCACTTATGAGTTCTTGAATGAAGTCAAATGTTCAAGAATTCCAAACCACAAACTTAATTTGAAGGTTGGAATTCCAATTATGCTTCTTCGGAATATAGACCAGTCTATTGGTTTATGTAACAGAACCCGCTTGATAGTAACAGATTTGACCAAAAATGTCATTGCAGCATCAATTCTAATAGGTAAAAAAATGGGAGAAAATTTTTTAATCCCTCGAATGAACTTAATACCATCTGACCCTGGTTTGTCGTTCAAATTCTCAAGACGACAATTTCCTGTCACATTATGCATTTCAATGACTATAAACAAGAGTCAAGGTCAATCATTATCTCATGTTGGCTTATATCTGCCTAGACCAGTTTTCACTCATGGTAAGCTCTATGTTGCTCTCTCAAGAGTGAAGTCAAGAAAAGGGctgaaattattgattttagATGATGAAGGAAACCTCTCAAACGCAACAAAGAATGTTGTATACCAAGAAGTGTTTGACAACATCTAA
- the LOC130731384 gene encoding endoribonuclease Dicer homolog 2-like: protein MNMEEFGKNQPKYVPSELVNCSPNTCNPTYHCYLIELTQDFEHDLSVHDILLALRNELDSEITGTPIKLCVDGGNLSVNLRHVEPIDLSPDEVQNCRRFQTTLFRILLNREVNKLTSDSDDFSLGDNAEIDYLLLPAILKDQRPSNSIIDWKSISSVPFSSESTCECKDHTHYVRTKNGIVCSCKLKNSVVFTPDNGTIHINGAMELNGNSRQQHQKGKRDTTDKEDFKIDPKIELQKSLLRGRGGVFNVKNYLLKGNRKKLKGPSIDYPCQLPPELCDIIMSPIAINTIYSFSFIPSIMHRVESLLVAFKLKKLLLDHCVQNVVPICKVLEAITTKECQEAFDYDSLETLGDSFLKYITTQHLFKTHQNLSEGDLSEKRKQLISNDVLFKYGCRRGLPGFIRKGIFEPQQWLIPGEKSENNLLKEELVNGVKPKVVADVVEALIGAFLSTGDKEAALSFINWIGIEVDMNIIPYERHLSFVAEKLVRVNHLESLLNYSFQDPSLLVEALTHGSCNRTEFPKAFNYQRLEFLGDAVLDYVITMYFYNEYPVHLLSAKFLTIMRSISVNNECYALSAIKAKLNEHVLCDSGVEKLIAVTMKGVENLSLESSFGWELETYFSQVLADVIESIAGAIFVDSGYKEDVVFQSIRPFLEPLVTPETAKRHPIQELTELCQKEHYEMKETIFPDPHDKDTIQEKVKRIYYEHTKKAANKDIARKVASKEVLKLLNS, encoded by the exons ATGAACATGGAAGAATTCG GAAAGAATCAACCCAAATATGTCCCATCTGAACTGGTAAATTGTTCACCAAATACTTGCAATCCAACATACCATTGCTATTTGATAGAGTTGACGCAGGATTTTGAACATGACCTGTCGGTTCATGACATTTTGCTGGCATTGAGGAATGAACTTGACTCAGAAATCACAGGCACACCAATTAAGTTGTGTGTTGACGGTGGAAACTTGTCAGTAAACCTCAGACATGTAGAACCGATTGATCTTAGTCCAGATGAG gTTCAAAATTGTAGAAGATTTCAGACCACTCTCTTTAGGATCCTTCTGAACAGGGAAGTGAATAAGTTAACAAGTGATTCGGATGATTTTAGTTTGGGAGATAATGCTGAAATTGATTATCTTCTGCTCCCAGCCATTCTTAAAGACCAGAGACCTTCAAATTCAATTATTGATTGGAAGTCTATTTCTTCTGTACCTTTTTCATCTGAGAGTACCTGTGAGTGTAAGGATCATACTCATTATGTGCGGACCAAAAATGGTATTGTTTGTTCTTGCAAACTTAAAAATTCTGTGGTCTTCACTCCTGATAACGGTACAATTCATATCAATGGGGCAATGGAATTGAATGGAAACTCACGCCAGCAACACCAAAAAGGTAAGCGAGATACCACCGACAAGGAGGACTTCAAAATCGA CCCCAAGATTGAATTGCAGAAATCCCTACTTCGTGGAAGGGGGGGTGTTTTTAACGTTAAAAATTACCTTCTGAAAGGCAATAGAAAGAAGCTGAAAG GACCAAGCATAGATTACCCTTGTCAATTGCCCCCAGAGCTTTGTGATATAATCATGTCACCAATAGCAATCAATACCATATATTCATTTTCATTCATTCCATCAATCATGCATCGGGTCGAGTCCTTGCTCGTTGCCTTCAAATTAAAAAAGTTGCTCCTGGATCATTGCGTGCAAAATGTTGTCCCAATCTGCAAG GTGTTGGAAGCAATTACTACAAAGGAATGTCAAGAGGCCTTTGATTATGATTCCCTAGAGACACTCGGAGATTCTTTTCTAAAGTACATCACTACCCAACATCTTTTCAAAACACACCAAAATCTTAGTGAGGGTGATCTTTCTGAAAAGAGGAAGCAGTTGATTTCCAATGATGTCTTGTTTAAGTATGGCTGTAGGCGCGGACTACCT GGTTTTATAAGAAAAGGAATTTTTGAACCACAACAGTGGCTTATACCTGGCGAGAAGTCAGAGAATAACTTGCTAAAAGAAGAGTTGGTTAATGGAGTAAAGCCGAAGGTGGTTGCTGATGTTGTTGAGGCACTAATTGGTGCCTTCCTTAGCACAGGAGATAAAGAAGCAGCTTTATCGTTTATTAATTGGATTGGAATCGAGGTTGACATGAACATCATACCATATGAGAGACACCTTAGTTTTGTCGCGGAGAAGCTTGTAAGAGTCAACCATTTAGAATCCCTGTTAAACTACTCATTCCAAGACCCTTCCCTTTTAGTAGAAGCTCTGACACATGGTTCTTGCAATCGGACAGAATTTCCAAAGGCTTTTAATTATCAG AGACTAGAGTTTCTTGGCGATGCAGTGTTGGACTATGTGATCACGATGTATTTCTACAATGAATATCCTGTTCATTTGTTGTCTGCAAAGTTTTTAACTATCATGAGGTCTATTTCTGTGAACAATGAGTGTTACGCGCTGTCAGCCATTAAAGCTAAGCTGAATGAACACGTTCTCTGTGACTCTGGGGTAGAAAAGCTTATTGCAGTCACTATGAAAGGTGTTGAGAATTTATCTTTGGAATCAAGTTTTGGATGGGAGTTAGAAACATATTTCTCTCAG GTACTTGCAGATGTTATAGAATCTATAGCAGGAGCGATTTTTGTTGATTCAGGGTACAAGGAAGATGTTGTTTTCCAAAGCATAAGGCCTTTTTTGGAACCCCTGGTTACACCTGAAACAGCAAAACGACATCCTATTCAGGAGTTGACAGAGTTATGCCAAAAAGAACATTATGAAATGAAAGAAACCATTTTCCCCGACCCCCATGACAAAGATACAATCCAGGAGAAAGTTAAACGGATCTATTACGAGCACACTAAGAAAGCTGCTAATAAGGATATAGCACGAAAAGTTGCCTCCAAGGAAGTTCTAAAACTCTTGAACTCTTGA
- the LOC130727336 gene encoding uncharacterized protein LOC130727336 yields the protein MVEGIKWRVGNGRDIRIWGTTWIAGSSSGRVLTANQEQQGLMVVADLMIEDPQRRWNEQLIKATFVDSEAQAIMNTPLSWSGLRDKLMWRWCPNGFFTVKSFYKQLQLESLTSEPGTSVSYPWKKIWKLQVSNKVIYFMYRAVNNTLPCKRNLVRRGVMLHDGCVSCDAMLPESLDHIFLHYEWVQRVWFAAFNLRSSAIPSFRLWISEMLLGENTDLVQQIVMLIWAIWKRRNDLTFKDKGVEITDLISMANTFLADWLTVANTGQQGHGNHQDSRPCDREEGWKRPEDGMLKMNVDEGWSGVAGQGLGMVIRDHHGECMFAATNFLRTRLDPLVAEATAIRWAMGEALKLDINSIVLETDSMEFYSCFWNKKQNLLLDTLLLDCTNMASQFSSFNLVHVKREGNKVAHLLASLAVDFPNKCWWDNFPSAVNSALLADVFSVVAY from the coding sequence ATGGTGGAAGGAATTAAATGGCGGGTTGGAAATGGTAGAGACATTCGGATATGGGGTACAACTTGGATTGCAGGATCATCTTCAGGACGGGTTTTGACAGCGAACCAAGAGCAACAGGGTCTGATGGTTGTGGCAGATTTAATGATTGAGGATCCCCAACGACGCTGGAATGAGCAGCTGATTAAGGCTACTTTTGTAGACTCAGAAGCCCAGGCTATCATGAATACTCCACTAAGCTGGTCAGGGTTGCGGGACAAATTGATGTGGAGATGGTGTCCAAATGGTTTTTTCACTGTAAAGTCCTTCTACAAGCAATTGCAGCTGGAAAGCTTGACGAGTGAGCCTGGTACATCGGTGTCCTATCCTTGGAAGAAGATATGGAAATTGCAGGTTTCGAACAAGGTTATATACTTCATGTACAGAGCAGTGAATAATACTCTCCCATGCAAGCGTAACTTGGTCCGGCGTGGTGTTATGTTACATGATGGTTGTGTTTCCTGCGATGCTATGTTGCCAGAATCATTAGACCATATTTTTCTGCACTATGAGTGGGTTCAGAGAGTATGGTTTGCAGCTTTCAACCTGCGGTCCAGCGCCATCCCTTCTTTTCGCCTGTGGATATCTGAAATGCTGTTAGGGGAAAATACAGACCTAGTACAACAGATAGTGATGCTGATATGGGCAATATGGAAACGCCGGAATGATTTAACCTTCAAGGACAAGGGTGTGGAGATTACAGATTTGATTAGCATGGCAAACACGTTTTTGGCAGATTGGTTAACCGTGGCAAATACCGGACAGCAAGGGCATGGAAACCACCAAGACTCAAGACCGTGCGATAGGGAGGAAGGTTGGAAAAGGCCAGAGGATGGAATGCTAAAGATGAATGTTGATGAGGGGTGGTCTGGAGTGGCTGGGCAAGGGCTGGGCATGGTAATCAGGGATCATCATGGGGAGTGCATGTTTGCTGCCACCAATTTCCTTCGTACACGGCTAGACCCTTTGGTAGCGGAAGCCACAGCGATTAGGTGGGCAATGGGTGAAGCTCTAAAGCTGGACATCAACTCAATAGTGCTAGAGACGGATTCCATGGAATTTTATTCTTGTTTCTGGAATAAAAAACAGAACCTGTTATTGGATACTCTCTTGCTGGATTGCACAAATATGGCCTCTCAATTTAGTTCATTTAATTTAGTTCATGTAAAGAGAGAGGGCAATAAGGTAGCACACTTGCTAGCTAGTTTAGCAGTAGATTTTCCCAACAAGTGTTGGTGGGATAACTTTCCCTCAGCTGTTAACTCGGCTCTATTAGCGGATGTATTTTCTGTTGTTGCTTATTAA
- the LOC130727339 gene encoding uncharacterized protein LOC130727339 has protein sequence MALSLTVDDVSSISKEKDVWRVTVKVVRKWMTPSFDRSKLPNSMKLVLMDAKGDRIHGIVQRTHVYKFNPLLVEGRIRHYVIGILTEQEFEKNHQVRKRITIEIEQEGVKVECAFFGSYVIELLSILSSRDLTGVVVLIQFAKIKPFRGQQSLQNVYGATQILFNPEISEATAVRDKFFEMNEPGSQILTQLSDSSKPSLDEEFLKLSEMKTFEQIRAMDEGNDIATLVIFDKEASALLETTCADLVDSSTKNPAGSCSTTPAELLKLLEKTFLFTIEVSNTSSSRFEPSYRVKKICADPDLIAQFKETLPPPNDDTAPLLLLETPTSDESVENASSKFVVVASGDVVDLVTNNVVDPNIEKEEVPPCKRSTHSENEGVGSANNKKKLIKKIKKEKN, from the exons ATGGCTCTTAGTCTAACTGTTGATGATGTCTCTTCCATTTCAAAGGAAAAGGATGTGTGGAGAGTTACTGTGAAGGTGGTGCGGAAGTGGATGACTCCAAGTTTCGATCGCTCAAAACTTCCTAATTCGATGAAGTTGGTTTTAATGGATGCAAAG GGTGATAGGATCCATGGCATAGTGCAAAGGACTCATGTTTATAAGTTTAATCCTTTGTTAGTTGAGGGTCGA ATCAGACACT ATGTGATAGGGATCCTTACCGAGCAggaatttgaaaaaaatcatcaagTGCGAAAGAGAATTACCATAGAGATTGAACAAGAAGG AGTGAAAGTTGAGTGTGCATTTTTTGGAAGCTACGTCATAGAGCTACTCTCTATTTTATCTTCACGCGATCTGACCGGCGTTGTGGTTTTAATCCAGTTTGCAAAAATCAAGCCTTTTAGAG GTCAACAAAGCCTGCAAAATGTATATGGTGCAACACAAATCCTCTTTAATCCTGAGATTTCTGAAGCCACTGCTGTGAGGGACAA GTTTTTCGAGATGAATGAACCTGGATCTCAGATTCTTACTCAATTGTCCGACTCTTCAAAACCTTCCCTTGATGAAGAGTTCTTAAAACTCTCAGAGATGAAAACTTTCGAGCAGATCAGAGCCATGGATGAG GGTAATGACATTGCTACATTGGTCATATTTGACAAAGAAGCGAGTGCTCTTCTTGAAACTACCTGTGCTGACTTGGTTGATTCGTCAACAAAG AATCCTGCTGGCTCTTGCTCTACAACTCCTGCTGAATTACTTAAGTTGTTGGAAAAGACCTTTCTCTTTACGATTGAAGTTAGCAACACTTCAAGCTCCAGGTTTGAGCCATCATATCGTGTCAAGAAAATTTGTGCAGACCCCGACTTAATTGCTCAATTCAAGGAAACTCTCCCTCCTCCTAAT GACGACACTGCTCCATTGTTGTTGCTAGAAACACCTACATCTGATGAGAGTGTTGAAAACGCGAGTTCCA agtttgttgttgttgccAGTGGTGATGTTGTTGATCTGGTGACAAACAATGTTGTTGATCCtaacatagaaaaagaagaagtacCCCCATGCAAGCGGAGCACTCACTCGGAGAATGAAGGAGTTGGTTCAGCTAATAACAAGAAGAAGCTGATCAAGAAGATtaagaaggagaagaattgA
- the LOC130732762 gene encoding probable WRKY transcription factor 41: protein MHSEHLHKMEHVSLIDELIQGMELAKQLSDHQLVSSSSPSSQETNEFLLDKILLSYQKALATLKHGSNAGESPKTTSCSVMDSHCSFTSESPRSEVMDLEFQHQAVLKKRKTMPRWTEQVKICSGSGLEGSLDDGYGWRKYGQKSILGAKFPRGYYRCTHRNVQGCLATKQVQRSDEDPTTIEVTYRGRHTCKQAKHLNKKLPAKVKLGENQVHNDQKNQLPLQEKTQQTPATFMFKAEDEDKTEELETKEDLNIFPCNWFCFPSPSIGSGSEESNILSHAMMENHFIESFSAAFIPPVTSESNLLCLSAYHSGNNGLSQNVKTSESDISEIVSAPTSVTNSPILDLDILLSNGEFDSDFPFNTPEYFSSLNFSLSAN, encoded by the exons ATGCACAGTGAACATCTTCACAAAATGGAACATGTTAGTCTCATTGATGAACTGATCCAAGGAATGGAGCTGGCAAAGCAGCTCAGTGACCATCAGctggtttcttcttcttctccatcatccCAAGAAACCAATGAATTCTTGCTTGACAAAATACTTTTGTCTTACCAGAAGGCACTTGCCACGCTCAAGCATGGATCTAATGCGGGAGAGAGTCCTAAAACTACCAGCTGCAGCGTGATGGATTCCCACTGTTCTTTTACGAGTGAGAGCCCCAGAAGTGAGGTCATGGACCTTGAATTTCAGCACCAAGCTGTCTTAAAGAAAAG AAAGACCATGCCCAGATGGACAGAGCAAGTGAAGATTTGCTCAGGATCAGGACTTGAGGGATCTTTGGATGATGGATATGGCTGGAGAAAATATGGCCAAAAGAGTATTCTTGGAGCCAAGTTTCCCAG AGGATATTATAGATGCACACATAGAAATGTACAAGGGTGCCTAGCAACAAAGCAAGTTCAAAGATCAGATGAAGACCCAACAACAATTGAGGTGACCTACAGAGGTAGACACACTTGCAAGCAAGCTAAGCATTTAAACAAGAAACTCCCAGCAAAAGTAAAGTTGGGGGAAAATCAAGTTCACAATGACCAAAAGAATCAACTACCACTACAGGAGAAAACCCAACAAACCCCAGCAACTTTCATGTTTAAAGCAGAGGATGAGGACAAAACAGAGGAATTGGAAACCAAGGAGGATCTTAATATCTTCCCTTGCAATTGGTTTTGCTTCCCTTCTCCATCAATTGGATCAGGAAGTGAAGAATCCAACATATTATCCCATGCCATGATGGAAAACCATTTCATAGAAAGCTTTTCTGCTGCATTCATACCACCAGTAACTTCAGAATCAAACCTTCTGTGTCTATCAGCATACCACTCGGGCAACAATGGACTAAGCCAAAATGTAAAAACCTCAGAATCCGATATCAGTGAGATAGTTTCAGCCCCAACTTCAGTCACCAATTCCCCAATCCTGGATTTAGATATCTTGCTATCTAATGGGGAATTTGACTCGGATTTCCCTTTCAACACCCCTGAATACTTTTCTTCATTAAATTTTTCACTTTCAGCTAATTAG